Below is a genomic region from Gadus macrocephalus chromosome 14, ASM3116895v1.
TATAAGGGAAGTGTTGTGACTTCCCACGTGCAGGGGAAGGGGAATCACACCCGTTGAACACCCTTCCATtccaaacaataaaaaataaaaaacgtctGTTTCCAAATCAATCCACTGACCCACTCCTTTGTGCTGTTGAACGCTGGTAGCTCCAAACCCAGCCGTGAAACGTGCGGTGCTCCAGTAGAGGTGAACCTGTGGCGCCATCTACAGGGAGGAGTGGCGTACTGCAGTTGGTGGCCGAATCTCAGGTCGTTCTCCACTGGGCGCGTTCACAAACAAGTTACTTGGCCTGCCATGGTGTCATCCTTTATGAGTGACAGTGGTGAGTGGATGATAGTGTTCGCCGATGACAACTGAAGCCCGCCGATGTGTTTGGCTTTGACGGAGCCGTTGGACGCGACGCAACGTGGCCAGTGGAGCCATTTGATTATTACGGCAGCGTTTCCCCATTAAACGCGACGCACGGCTGCTCCAGTGAGGAGGTATCGACGATGACGATGATCTAGTGAACTTTAACTCTGAATAACAATCGGAGCACAGGTGTCTCGGAAAGATGCCACTGGGGCACTGCGGTtaggacacacaaacagtgaAACACAACTCCTCTGTGATTGTgactgtgactctctctctctctctctctctctctctctctctctctctctgtgtgcactCGTCCATTCATTAGTGTCCCGTTTGGATGACCCGCATCCAAACCAAGGTGGCATGTTTCATTTTTTGGGGAGGAAAATCAATCATTCACATTCTCAacgcaaataaaaaaaaggggttAAAAAACAACCACCATGTGACCGGAGAGAGAACCCAGAGCGTGAGGGTTACTTCTGTCACAAGGTGGACTCCAGGGAGGAGTCCAGCAGGTCGTCCTGGTGGCTGTTGCTGTTGGAGTCGCTGTCGTAGCTGTGGGGGCTGGAGGACGTGGCCGCCTCCTTCAGCCTCATCAGCATGttcatctgggggggggggggggggggggggggagacacagggtcAGGGCGGGGGTCAACAGGGGATAGGAGGGGTTTTAATGGGAAGGGAAGGAAGAAACACGGGGGTTCTTCAGATGCTGTGACAAAATGTGTTTGACACATTTGTTGATCTTCACACTTTATCTAAGAATATTAAGATTGAAAGATtgtgtgcttggcacttggttctatgaacatccttactgtgccgACAGCGATAGATCGTTGTTTCTCCTTATTCTGACAAAAGTACGTAAGTCatgttggataaaagcgtctgctaaatgccctaaatgtaaaagaTCTGAATGACACAATTGTGGATATTCACAACGACCAACAGAAGTAATCATGAAGGTATgatttgtgtggctgtgtgacgtgtctctgtgtgtctgtgtgtgtttctctgtgtgtgtgtgtctgtgtgtgtctctgtgtgagtctctgtgtgtctctgtgtgtgtatctgtgtccctctgtgtgtctgtgtgtgtgtctctgtgtccctctgtgtgtctttgtgtgtgtctctgtgtgtgtctgtgtatgtctctgtgtgtgtctgtgtatgtctctgtgtgtctgtgtgtgtgtctgtgtgtgagtctctgtgtgtgtctgtgtgtgagtctctgtgtccctctgtgtgtctgtgtttgtctgtgtgtgtctctgtgtgtgtgtctctgtgtgtctctctctgtgtgtgtgtgtctgtgtgtgtctctgtgtgtgtgtgtgtgtgtgtgtgtgtgtgtgtgtgtgtgtgtgtgtgtgtgtgtgtgcgtgcgcgcgtctGCTCACCAGCGGGTCTGCATCACTGTCGCTCTGGGGGGGCTCTTTGCGGGCCCCCTCTCTGGGGGCGGAGTAACCGTCAAACCCCACGTCCTCTGGGCGGAGCTGCAGCAGCGGCGGCCAATCGGCTGGGGTGGGCGTGGCCGACCAGGGGTAGGTGTCAATCACCCAGTGGGCGGGGTCTTCCCAGGCTGCCCGGCGACCGTAGAGCTGAAGAAAGAGAAGCACACGAATGATGAAATGCCTTATATCTAATAATAATCTATCTAGCACTTTTCtaagtactcaaagacgctttatacagtgaacacaaaataaaatcaatTAATTGGTACAAAGATAAAAAATCAAaggaagaaggggaggaggttAAGTGGTGAAATCAATCTAAAAGAGGTTGGTTTTGAGGGCCTGTTTGAAAGAAGGCAGTGTGTTAGCCTGCGGGGCGTGGCCATATCTCCATCGTACGCCGCGGTCGTACGCGCGTGTCCGCACTGGTTTACCTGCAGCCCCTCCCTGATGGCTTCCAGCATGTAGGGGATGATGGAGTAGTTCCACAGGTCGGTGAACCACACCCGGGAGCCCTCCACGTCCATGGGGCAGGAGAGGAACAGACGGGGGCCTGGGGGACGGGAGGAGACGGGGGTGAGACTCAcagcgccaccagagggcgcccccaacacatttgccgccctaggcgaccgcctaggtaATAACCCTTCCTAAACATGCTCACGGTGTTCATCCATATCAATCTGGGTATTATCCAGTTATGAACcatctgagtgtgtgagtgagtgagtgagtgagtgaatgagtgagtatgtatgtgtgcgtgcttgcggtgtgtgtgtgcatgtgcgtatgaaTGTGTTCGTGCATTTTTATATGTGCATttgcctgcgtgtgtttgtataaacgtgtgtgtgggtgtgtgcgtctgtgcgtgtgtgtgtgtgtgcgtccgtcctGCTCACCGATGGTGACGTCGGAGGAGCTGTGCGCCTCCAGGAAGCGGTTGAGGTGGTGCCACACGCGCGGCATCCAGTCGACGACCTTCACCAGCTCCAGGTTGCGCGAGCGGCTGCCGATCTCCGTCTCGATCAGCTTCCTGCGCAGGAAGCGGCCCAGGAAGCCTTTCACCGGCTCCAGGTGGTTGGCACACAGCACCCACCTGAGGACcacacaggggagggggggtcagggacACACGAGGCAGAACCAACGCTCACGGAAAGAACCAACGCTCACTGAAAGAACCAACGCAGTCAATGAAAGAACCAACGCAGTCAATGAAAGAACCAACGCAGTTAATGAAAGAACCAACGCAGTCAATGAAAGAACCAACGCAGTTAATGAAAGAACCAACGCAGTCAATGAAAGAACCAACAAAGTCACTGAAAGAACCAACGCAGTCAATGAAAGAACCAACGCTCACTGAAAGAACCAACGCTCACTGAAAGAACCAACGCAGTCAATGAAAGAACCAACGCAGTTAATGAAAGAACCAACGCAGTCAATGAAAGAACCAACGCTCACTGAAAGAACCAACGCAGTCAATGAAAGAACCAACGCAGTTAATGAAAGAACCAACGCAGTTAATGAAAGAACCAACGCAGTCAATGAAAGAACCAACGCAGTTAATGAAAGAACCAACGCAGTCAATGAAAGAACCAACGCAGTTAATGAAAGAACCAACGCAGTCAATGAAAGAACCAACAAAGTCACTGAAAGAACCAACGCAGTCAATGAAAGAACCAACGCTCACTGAAAGAACCAACGCTCACTGAAAGAACCAACGCAGTCAATGAAAGAACCAACGCAGTTAATGAAAGAACCAACGCAGTCAATGAAAGAACCAACAAAGTCACTGAAAGAACCAACGCAGTCAATGAAAGAACCAACGCTCACTGAAAGAACCAACGCTCACTGAAAGAACCAACGCAGTCAATGAAAGAACCAACGCTCACTGAAAGAACCAACGCAGTCAATGAGAGAACCAACGCTCACTGAAAGAACCAACGCTCACTGAAAGAACCAACGCAGTCAATGAGAGAACCAACGCTCACTGAAAGAACCAACGCAGTCAATGAAAGAACCAACGCAGTCAATGAGACATGCATAAATAAtacggtaacactttacaatacgGATTTAATTCAatacaattgtatttgtatcgCCGCTCAACACAGGTAcagcctcaaagggcttaacaggccgtatatttatgacccccctaaccctagcccccacGACGGCAAGTCATTCAAGGTACCTATTCATTTATACATAATtgagtagggttagggtgaagccctgaccctagccgatacgatacgatacaactttattaatccccagTAGGAGAAATGAGTTTGTTAGAATAGCCCATTTGTTACAATAACCCCTATGCCAATGATTTATACTAATGCTTATCATGCGTTACTAAATTGAATAACGGTTGATTCATGGACCCTTATTGTGAAGTGTAACCAATCCTAGCCCTGCCCAGGTGGAGGTCTCAGGTGGAGGTCTCAGGTGGAGGTCTCAGGTGGAGGTACCCGGTGGAggtccctggtggaggtccgGGGTATTACCTGAAGTTGTGGTGCAGCTGGAGGTTGGGGGCGGAGGACGTGGCCTGGCTCATGGTGCCGATGATGTACGGGCTGTGAGAGGAGGAACAATCAACACATATCCTGGTCACTGGTGTATCTTTATAGGATTGTCTAACAAGATatggattattgcagaatccCTGTATCACGATATTATCCATTGCGTGAGTTACCCTGTGATCACACCCCTAGTCTGCATACTGACCAGTACTGgtacttgctgtgtgtgtgtgtgtgtgtgtgtgtgtgtgtgtgtgtgtgtgtgtgtgtgtgtgtgtctgtgtgtaactgACCAGTAATGgtacttgctgtgtgtgtgtgtgtgtgtgtgtgtctgtgtaactgACCAGTAATGgtacttgctgtgtgtgtgtgtgtgtgtgtgtgtgtgtgtgtgtgtgtgtgtgtgtgtgcgtgtgcgtgtaacTGACCAGTAATGgtacttgctgtgtgtgtgtgtgtgtgtgtgtgtgtgtgtgtgtgtgtgtgtgtgtaactgacCAGTAATGgtacttgctgtgtgtgtgtgtgtgtgtgtgtgtgtgtgtgactcaccagTACTGGTACTTGCTGCTGAAGAGGCCGTTGAAGATCTCCCCAGGGAGCTGACGTGGTGCAGGTTATCCAGGATGACCACCAGGGGGCTCTCTGACGCCGGCTCCCCGCTGCACTGATCCGCCAGGCTGGAGAGGTACTGCCGcagctcctacacacacacacacacacacacacacacacacacacaccaaaacacacacacacgcacgcacacgcacacacacacacacacacacacacacacacacacacacacacacacgcacgcacgcatacacacacacacacacgcacacacacacacacacacacacgcacaccaacacacacacactccgttagacacttcccctctccctcttcgaGGCACCGCattacacaccacacactacaccccccaccaccgtgCCCAACCCCCTCCCGCTAggaagagccggggatcgaaccagcgaccctCTGGTCACAAGCCAACCCACGTCCCCTATCCCTCGTCCCGGCcccgcctcacccccccccccccccacccactacGCCCCCACGGCGTCGTAACCGGaccccccccctggtcccaCGCGTACCTTGCTGGACTTGTGGTCCACGTTGAAGGTGTGCACGGTGCGGGGCTGGGCGTGCGGCCCTCCTGCCGCAGCAGGTGGCGCGAGAGCTGGTGGGCCAGGAAGGTCTTGCCCGTGCCGCTGGGCCCCGACAGGATGATGCGGCGGTGGTCCCGCAGCAGAGAGACGTAGCGCTGCAGCACGGGCCGCTGGATCAGCGTGTCGAACACCAGGGAGTCCACGCTGTCGCAGTTCacgtctggggagggggggggggggcgcacacacacacacacgcacacgcacacacacacgcacacacacacacacacacacacacgcacacgttaaCCGCAGGCACTCGGATAACCCCCCCAGCACTCGTTTGCAGgcactagtgtgtgtgggggatctGGTAGAGAACCCACAAGCACAGCGAGAGCTAAAATCGCCTTTTTTTGAACTGTTGAGAACATACATTACATTGCATACACTCTACAACATTACGTAGatataacatttatttaatCTCTGCGTTCACATTTCCTGTActcatattgtgtgtgtatatcgaTTTTCTTGGTGACATGGTGTCGTTAATCCTAATCTAAAAACTTCTTGTTGTTAGTACTACCAACCGATTCCGTACGGAACGTCAAACCGGAAGTCGGCCCCTCTAGATCCACCTGCCCCGCCTTCCCCCCCGGGGACGCCCCCTCCCTGAAACACGGCCTGTGTCGCGCGAGAGGACCGCCGTTGTCGTGGCTACCTTTGAGGCGGATGTTGATGGTGTTGCTGTCCCCCACCAGGTAGCCACAGGGCAGCAGCTCCGGGGCCTGGGCCGAGCCGTGCGCGCTCAGCCGCTGGATGTCCCCGATGCGGTAGCCCTCCACGCTGTCCGTGGACAGGCCCAGCTGGCTGCTGGGGTCCACGTGGGTCACGTACTCCTGGGAACAGAGTCAGAGCGACGCGTCTTTAGATGGACCCGTGGCTGTTGTGGGAGTACGCGAATGAATGGATTGAACGGTTTGAGCAAAGCaacaaaatgttttttctaGTTGCGTGTATTCAGTCCCTGATGACCCAGACCCTCATCATCCACTAGAGATTTCGGTCTTGTTTGATCGCTGCTTAGGTTGTTTTCAATTGTTGTTATTAACAAACCTCCTCCGTCATCATGCAAACTTTCCTTTGACCATAAGCTGTCTTTTTTGCCTTGTATCGCTGGAAAATCACAGTTTTTGGTGTTTATGTTTTGTATAATTTCGTTATAAACTGTTTGAACAGGTCTCCCCATCCTCACACATCACAGTCCAACCCAACAGAGCAGCAGACCGAGCCCTGCAGTCTGAGAGGAGGCCTGTGGGAGCTCTCTCTGCGCTGCACTTCCTTGTCTGTGTTTTGGGTGTTAGTGGCTGTCTGGCCGTCTGAGGTCCGACCGTACCTTGAACAGCCGCCGGACCACCCCGTCCAGGACGTCCCACTTGGTCTTCCCGCTCACTCCGATGCAGCCAATCAGGAAGTCCCGGGCCGAATCTCCTGCTACGGGTCAAAACATGTTTCAAAGTTCAGCAAAACGGGTAACACCTCACAGGTGACATCGCCGATAAAcggtaaatggtctgcatttaaaCAGCGCTTTTCTtgccagtggccactcaaagctctttacaatattgcctcacattcacccgttcatccacacattcacacaccgacggcggagtcgaccacgcgaggcgacagccagctcatcgggagcagttagggtgaggcgtcttgctcagggaacaCCGCAACACTccgggggatcgaaccagcaaccttcggttaccagccaacccgctccacctcctcctgagccacatgccgcccttgATCTGTTCATACGTGGGTGGAGAGTAGAGCAGTCTCACCTCCGCCCACTGGCTGTCCTCGTGGTCCAGGCTGACCACGATCTTGACGTgtctcccctccttccttcccccccccgtcGCAGCTGGTGTCGTCCAGGAGCATGTCTGGAGAGAGACGGCACGGACAGGAAGTCAAACCTCCATCATAACTGTACTTAAGATGTGTTGTTGGAAAAATATGGTATCATTTGTTTAGTGTTTTGGACAAGGGGTGACACTCAGTGGAGATCAGTTTATGGATCAGATGGTATTATTTGCGTAACATTTCCGGAAAAATAAATCTATTTGTGTTAgtttctttcattcattgaaAGTGTCCTACGGTTGCTCTCTAAAGAGCAGGTCGACGTCCCCCTCCTTCCTTACCCAGGCTGGTGGACTCGCTGGTGGTGAGGTTGAGGCTGTGCTCCGACAGGCCCGGCCCGGGGCCTGGGTTCTGGGTGGTgtggtgaggggaggaggagatggagacctGGGAGCCGGCTCGGCTGCAGCCGTGGCTGTCCAGCTTCAGACGGTCGTTCTCCGACTTCAGCTTCTCGATTTCGATCTGCACGGGTTGTGTGCGCACATAACAGGGTTGGTGAACAACGCACTACGGAAGGAAAAACGTAAGGCTTGCACAATTAATGGGGGCGGCTGATCTTTTGTGGAATTTGGTGGGCAAACACATTCTTAACAtaatgggaatcaaacccaaccCTGGCATTGTTAATGCCATGCTCTACACAC
It encodes:
- the LOC132472383 gene encoding uncharacterized protein LOC132472383 translates to MVLCLCVVHQPCYVRTQPVQIEIEKLKSENDRLKLDSHGCSRAGSQVSISSSPHHTTQNPGPGPGLSEHSLNLTTSESTSLDMLLDDTSCDGGGKEGGETRQDRGQPGPRGQPVGGAGDSARDFLIGCIGVSGKTKWDVLDGVVRRLFKEYVTHVDPSSQLGLSTDSVEGYRIGDIQRLSAHGSAQAPELLPCGYLVGDSNTINIRLKDVNCDSVDSLVFDTLIQRPVLQRYVSLLRDHRRIILSGPSGTGKTFLAHQLSRHLLRQEGRTPSPAPCTPSTWTTSPARSCGSTSPAWRISAAGSRRQRAPWWSSWITCTTSAPWGDLQRPLQQQVPVLPVHHRHHEPGHVLRPQPPAAPQLQVGAVCQPPGAGERLPGPLPAQEADRDGDRQPLAQPGAGEGRRLDAARVAPPQPLPGGAQLLRRHHRPPSVPLLPHGRGGLPGVVHRPVELLHHPLHAGSHQGGAAALRSPGSLGRPRPLGD